A window from Rhizobium sp. BG4 encodes these proteins:
- a CDS encoding ABC transporter permease: protein MRLRDIPITAWIGIIGIVIAFIFAIFAPWIAPYGETEVVGNVWQVADNQYFFGLDNLGRDILSRLIYGARTTLFVALGATLISFSLGIILSFTAAVSRGIIDTVFSRFNDLMMSIPTLIFALVVLAVLPQNIVILILVMAILDSTRVYRLGRAVALDVAVMEFVEAAKLRGEGKLWIIFREILPNTLSPLLAEFGLRFAFSILFLSTLSFLGLGIQPPAADWGGMVKDNKDGIIFGISAALVPGTAIAALAVCVNLVVDWLLKRTSSLKGGRGDA, encoded by the coding sequence ATGAGATTGAGAGATATCCCCATCACCGCCTGGATCGGCATCATCGGCATCGTTATTGCTTTCATCTTCGCGATCTTCGCGCCCTGGATCGCCCCCTATGGCGAGACCGAGGTCGTCGGCAATGTCTGGCAGGTCGCCGACAACCAGTATTTCTTCGGCCTCGACAATCTCGGCCGCGATATCCTTTCGCGGCTGATCTACGGCGCCCGCACCACGCTCTTCGTGGCGCTCGGCGCAACGCTGATTTCGTTCTCGCTCGGCATTATCCTAAGCTTCACGGCCGCCGTGTCGCGCGGGATCATCGATACCGTCTTCTCGCGCTTCAACGACCTGATGATGTCGATCCCGACGCTGATCTTCGCGCTCGTGGTTCTCGCCGTTCTGCCGCAGAATATCGTCATCCTGATCCTGGTCATGGCGATCCTCGATTCCACCCGCGTCTACCGCCTCGGCCGCGCTGTGGCGCTCGATGTCGCGGTCATGGAATTCGTCGAGGCCGCCAAGCTGCGTGGCGAAGGCAAGCTGTGGATCATCTTCCGCGAAATCCTGCCGAACACGCTCTCGCCGCTGCTGGCCGAATTCGGCCTGCGCTTCGCCTTCTCCATCCTCTTCCTGTCCACCCTCTCCTTCCTCGGCCTTGGCATCCAGCCCCCGGCAGCCGACTGGGGCGGCATGGTCAAGGACAACAAAGACGGCATCATCTTCGGAATCTCGGCCGCCCTCGTGCCGGGCACCGCGATTGCGGCACTCGCGGTCTGCGTCAATCTCGTCGTCGACTGGCTTTTGAAACGCACATCCAGCCTCAAGGGAGGACGCGGCGATGCCTGA